One window of Pseudomonas urmiensis genomic DNA carries:
- a CDS encoding thiamine pyrophosphate-dependent dehydrogenase E1 component subunit alpha, translating to MSTHLSSEQLLHAYQVMRTIRAFEERLHVEFATGEIPGFVHLYAGEEASAAGVMAHLRDSDCIASNHRGHGHCIAKGVDVYGMMAEIYGKKTGVCGGKGGSMHIADLEKGMLGANGIVGAGAPLVAGAALAAKLKGRDDVSVAFFGDGGSNEGAVFEAMNMASIMNLPCIFVAENNGYAEATASNWSVACDHIADRAAGFGMPGVTIDGFDFFAVHEAAGAAIERARAGQGPSLIEVKLTRYYGHFEGDAQTYRAPDEVKNLRETRDCLLQFRNKTTRSGVLSAEQLDAIDAQVEDLIEDAVRRAKADPKPQPADLLTDVYVAYP from the coding sequence ATGTCCACTCACCTCAGTTCCGAGCAATTGCTCCACGCCTATCAAGTGATGCGCACGATCCGTGCCTTCGAAGAGCGTCTGCATGTGGAGTTTGCCACCGGCGAAATCCCCGGTTTCGTTCATCTGTACGCCGGCGAAGAAGCGTCGGCGGCCGGCGTCATGGCGCACCTGCGCGACTCCGACTGTATTGCCTCCAACCACCGCGGCCACGGCCATTGCATCGCCAAGGGCGTCGATGTGTACGGGATGATGGCCGAAATCTACGGCAAGAAGACCGGCGTGTGCGGCGGCAAGGGCGGCTCGATGCACATCGCTGACCTGGAGAAGGGCATGCTCGGCGCCAATGGCATCGTCGGGGCCGGTGCGCCGCTGGTCGCGGGCGCTGCCCTGGCGGCCAAGCTCAAGGGCCGCGATGACGTTTCGGTGGCGTTCTTCGGCGATGGCGGCTCCAACGAGGGCGCGGTGTTCGAGGCGATGAACATGGCCTCGATCATGAACCTGCCGTGCATCTTCGTGGCCGAGAACAACGGCTACGCCGAGGCTACCGCGTCGAACTGGTCGGTGGCCTGTGACCATATCGCCGACCGCGCGGCAGGCTTTGGCATGCCCGGGGTCACCATCGATGGCTTCGACTTCTTCGCTGTGCATGAAGCCGCTGGCGCTGCCATCGAGCGCGCCCGTGCCGGCCAAGGCCCTTCGCTGATCGAGGTCAAGCTGACCCGCTATTACGGCCACTTCGAGGGCGATGCACAAACTTACCGCGCCCCGGATGAAGTGAAGAACCTGCGCGAAACCCGCGACTGCCTGCTGCAGTTCCGTAACAAGACCACCCGTAGCGGCGTGCTCAGCGCCGAGCAACTCGATGCCATCGATGCCCAGGTCGAAGACCTGATCGAGGACGCCGTGCGCCGCGCCAAAGCCGACCCCAAGCCGCAACCGGCCGACCTGCTCACCGACGTCTACGTCGCCTATCCCTGA
- a CDS encoding DUF7668 domain-containing protein gives MESHKILDMICKVVSLLSSEEYDELEKLTSGTRLSSQELKQAILEYGEKICPLPPEALREVIIINICGSNHKSWSVTCPLWTDSKERSDLTIEMTIKENYPEDITVEIDNIHAL, from the coding sequence ATGGAATCTCACAAGATCCTAGATATGATTTGCAAAGTAGTCTCCTTACTCAGCTCTGAAGAGTATGACGAACTCGAAAAACTCACCTCTGGAACAAGATTATCATCCCAAGAACTAAAACAAGCCATCTTGGAATACGGCGAAAAGATATGCCCACTACCGCCCGAAGCATTGAGAGAAGTAATTATTATTAACATTTGCGGATCAAACCACAAATCATGGTCAGTCACATGTCCTCTATGGACCGATAGCAAAGAACGTTCAGATTTAACCATTGAAATGACCATCAAAGAAAATTATCCAGAGGATATTACAGTTGAGATTGATAACATCCATGCACTCTGA
- the hemN gene encoding oxygen-independent coproporphyrinogen III oxidase, with product MLDDLRWDADLIRRYDLAGPRYTSYPTAVQLHSEVGSFDLLHALRESRRAVRPLSLYVHVPFCANICYYCACNKVITKDRARALPYLQRLEQEIQLIACHLDPKQKVEQLHFGGGTPTFLSHVELRQLMASLRQHFHLLDDDSGDYGIEIDPREADWSTMGLLRELGFNRVSLGVQDLDPVVQRAVNRLQSLEQTRTLIEAARTLQFRSVNLDLIYGLPKQTPEGFARTVEEVIRLQPDRLSVFNYAHLPERFMPQRRIDSNDLPAPAAKLEMLHATIEQLTNAGYRYIGMDHFALPDDELAIAQEEGTLQRNFQGYTTHGHCDLIGLGVSAISQIGDLYCQNSSDLNTYKETLSSAQLATQRGLLCNQDDRIRRAVIQQLICHFELEFEQIERQFTLDFRGYFNALWPELQAMHRDGLISLDSKCIKVLPAGRLLVRSVCMVFDAYLGLHNRQRFSRVI from the coding sequence ATGCTCGACGACCTGCGTTGGGATGCCGACCTGATCCGCCGCTACGACCTGGCCGGCCCTCGCTACACCTCTTACCCAACCGCGGTGCAACTGCACAGCGAGGTGGGCTCGTTCGACCTGCTCCACGCCCTGCGCGAGAGCCGGCGGGCGGTGCGGCCGTTGTCGCTGTACGTGCACGTGCCGTTCTGCGCCAACATCTGCTACTACTGCGCCTGCAACAAGGTGATCACCAAGGACCGTGCGCGGGCCCTGCCCTACCTGCAACGCCTGGAGCAGGAGATCCAACTGATCGCCTGCCACCTGGACCCCAAGCAAAAGGTTGAGCAGCTGCACTTTGGCGGCGGCACGCCAACCTTCCTCAGTCACGTCGAGCTGCGCCAGCTGATGGCCAGCCTGCGCCAGCACTTCCACCTGCTCGACGACGATTCTGGCGACTACGGCATCGAGATCGACCCGCGTGAGGCCGACTGGTCGACCATGGGCCTGCTGCGCGAACTGGGCTTCAATCGGGTCAGCCTCGGCGTGCAGGATCTCGATCCGGTCGTGCAGCGTGCGGTCAACCGCCTGCAGAGCCTGGAGCAGACCCGCACGCTGATCGAGGCGGCGCGCACCTTGCAGTTCCGCTCGGTCAACCTCGACCTGATCTACGGCCTGCCCAAGCAGACCCCAGAAGGCTTTGCCCGCACCGTCGAAGAGGTGATCCGCCTGCAGCCAGATCGGCTGTCGGTGTTCAACTACGCGCACCTGCCTGAACGCTTCATGCCCCAGCGGCGCATCGACAGCAACGATTTGCCGGCCCCGGCAGCGAAGCTTGAGATGCTCCACGCCACCATCGAGCAACTGACTAACGCGGGTTATCGCTACATCGGCATGGACCACTTCGCCTTGCCGGACGACGAGTTGGCCATCGCCCAGGAAGAAGGCACCCTGCAACGTAATTTCCAGGGCTACACCACCCATGGTCACTGCGATCTGATCGGCCTGGGGGTTTCGGCGATCAGCCAGATCGGCGATCTGTACTGCCAGAACAGCAGCGACCTGAACACCTACAAAGAGACCCTGTCCAGCGCGCAACTGGCGACCCAGCGCGGGCTGCTGTGCAACCAGGACGATCGTATTCGGCGGGCGGTGATCCAACAGTTGATCTGCCACTTCGAGCTGGAGTTCGAGCAGATCGAGCGGCAGTTCACGCTGGATTTTCGCGGCTATTTCAATGCGCTGTGGCCTGAACTGCAGGCCATGCACCGCGACGGCTTGATCAGCCTGGACAGCAAGTGCATCAAGGTCCTGCCGGCTGGGCGGCTGCTGGTACGCTCGGTGTGCATGGTGTTCGATGCCTACCTGGGGCTGCACAATCGTCAGCGCTTTTCGCGGGTGATCTGA
- a CDS encoding DUF6896 domain-containing protein, with product MPIKKINVEEFKLILIRFSEIQEALVAAFLELSKTKGQWPTKGTILLNNERWAYRKHGAGVCFTSKNTGEEIDAHSGIEQKPYKKDSWRLEIYFASLDRKIVSFNQRTYDSHIDCDIKCLMSKLANQNELKAIGYTSE from the coding sequence ATGCCCATAAAGAAAATAAACGTAGAAGAATTCAAGCTCATATTGATCAGGTTCTCGGAAATCCAAGAAGCCTTAGTTGCTGCATTTCTAGAGCTGTCAAAAACCAAAGGTCAGTGGCCCACCAAGGGAACCATTCTCCTTAACAACGAACGATGGGCATACAGGAAACATGGAGCAGGGGTTTGTTTCACAAGTAAAAATACAGGAGAAGAAATTGACGCACATTCTGGAATAGAACAAAAGCCATACAAAAAAGACTCATGGCGCCTTGAAATCTACTTTGCATCACTTGACAGGAAAATCGTCTCCTTCAACCAGAGAACTTATGATTCCCACATCGACTGCGACATCAAATGCCTGATGTCAAAACTGGCAAACCAAAATGAATTAAAAGCCATTGGTTACACTTCAGAATAA
- a CDS encoding adenine phosphoribosyltransferase, with translation MHSDTFDLKALIRPVVDFPKPGVIFRDITPLFQSPRGLRYVADQFIERYVEAEFSHIGAMDARGFLIGSIIAHQLNKPLILFRKQGKLPADVLSEGYQTEYGEAFLEVHADSLCEGDSVLIFDDLIATGGTLLAAANLVRRTGAEVFEAAAIIDLPELEGSRRLQAAGVPTFCLTEFSLSEY, from the coding sequence ATGCACAGCGACACCTTCGACCTCAAAGCCCTGATCCGCCCGGTAGTGGACTTTCCCAAACCGGGGGTGATCTTCCGCGATATCACGCCGTTGTTCCAGTCGCCGCGCGGCTTGCGCTATGTGGCCGACCAGTTCATCGAGCGTTATGTCGAGGCCGAATTCAGCCATATCGGCGCCATGGATGCGCGCGGCTTTCTGATCGGCTCGATCATCGCCCACCAACTGAACAAGCCGCTGATCCTGTTCCGCAAGCAGGGCAAGCTGCCGGCTGACGTGCTCTCTGAGGGCTACCAGACCGAATATGGCGAGGCCTTCCTGGAAGTGCATGCCGACAGCCTGTGCGAAGGCGATTCGGTGCTGATCTTCGATGACTTGATCGCCACCGGCGGCACCTTGCTGGCAGCTGCCAATCTGGTGCGTCGCACGGGTGCTGAAGTGTTCGAGGCGGCGGCGATCATCGATCTGCCGGAGCTGGAAGGTTCGCGTCGGCTGCAGGCGGCGGGTGTGCCGACGTTCTGCCTGACTGAGTTTTCGCTGAGCGAATACTGA
- a CDS encoding alpha-ketoacid dehydrogenase subunit beta has protein sequence MARKISYQQAINEALAQEMRRDTSVFIIGEDVAGGAGAPGEDDAWGGVLGVTKGLYHQFPGRVLDAPLSEIGYVGAAVGAATQGLRPVCELMFVDFAGCCLDQILNQAAKFRYMFGGKAVTPLVMRTMVGAGLRAAAQHSQMLTSLWTHIPGLKVVCPSSPYDAKGLLIQAIRDNDPVIFCEHKLLYSMQGEVPEELYTVPFGEANYLRDGDDVTLVTYGRMVHLAMEAANNLARQGIDCEVLDLRTTSPLDEDSILESVEKTGRLVVIDEANPRCSMATDISALVAQKAFSSLKGPIEMVTAPHTPVPFSDALEDLYIPTAAKIEAAVRKVIEAARSAA, from the coding sequence ATGGCAAGAAAGATCAGCTACCAGCAGGCCATCAACGAGGCCCTGGCCCAGGAAATGCGCCGCGACACGAGCGTGTTCATCATTGGTGAAGACGTGGCTGGCGGGGCCGGCGCGCCTGGCGAGGACGATGCCTGGGGCGGTGTGTTGGGGGTGACCAAAGGTCTTTACCACCAGTTCCCCGGTCGGGTGCTGGATGCGCCGCTGTCGGAGATCGGCTACGTCGGGGCTGCAGTGGGCGCGGCCACCCAGGGCCTGCGTCCGGTGTGCGAACTGATGTTCGTCGATTTCGCGGGCTGCTGCCTGGACCAGATCCTCAACCAGGCGGCCAAGTTCCGCTACATGTTCGGCGGCAAGGCGGTGACCCCGCTGGTGATGCGCACCATGGTCGGCGCCGGCCTGCGCGCCGCCGCCCAGCACTCGCAGATGCTCACCTCGCTGTGGACCCACATCCCCGGCCTTAAAGTGGTCTGCCCCTCTTCGCCGTATGACGCCAAGGGCTTGCTGATCCAGGCGATTCGCGACAACGACCCGGTCATCTTCTGCGAGCACAAACTGCTCTACAGCATGCAAGGCGAGGTCCCCGAGGAGCTCTACACCGTACCCTTCGGAGAAGCCAACTACCTGCGCGACGGCGACGACGTGACCCTGGTGACCTATGGGCGCATGGTCCACCTGGCCATGGAGGCGGCCAACAACCTCGCGCGCCAGGGCATCGACTGCGAAGTGCTGGACCTGCGCACCACCAGCCCGCTGGATGAAGACAGCATCCTGGAAAGTGTGGAAAAAACCGGTCGGCTGGTGGTGATCGACGAGGCCAACCCGCGCTGCTCGATGGCCACCGACATCAGCGCGCTGGTGGCACAGAAAGCCTTCTCATCGCTCAAGGGGCCGATCGAGATGGTCACCGCGCCGCACACCCCGGTGCCGTTCTCCGATGCGTTGGAAGACCTGTACATCCCCACTGCGGCGAAGATCGAGGCTGCCGTGCGCAAGGTCATCGAAGCTGCAAGGAGCGCCGCATGA
- a CDS encoding Imm15 family immunity protein — protein MNLIRLYEKIIAKEAYRDLEVFFCEIDSFEEIPLISRDSRLAKLQKMLKQDDASEFLLGLAYFLLNTIRLIGRSKNIKYGLLAITYVDFDEREYGPTLRPHLFFYPDEPGQKLYDTLLKKQPPNDSTEMLHIKSTFKSCNLLEQFIFIESRWFDEACKEELIRIFAIPKQS, from the coding sequence ATGAACCTGATACGACTCTACGAAAAAATAATTGCCAAAGAGGCTTACAGAGACCTCGAAGTATTTTTTTGCGAAATCGATAGTTTTGAAGAGATTCCTTTAATATCGAGAGACAGCAGGCTTGCAAAGCTGCAAAAAATGCTCAAACAGGACGACGCATCTGAATTCTTACTAGGGCTTGCCTATTTTCTCCTCAATACAATTCGCTTGATTGGCCGCTCTAAGAACATCAAATACGGACTGCTTGCAATCACATACGTAGATTTTGATGAGCGTGAATACGGCCCTACACTCAGACCCCACTTATTTTTCTACCCTGACGAACCAGGCCAGAAGCTCTATGACACCCTGCTAAAAAAACAGCCACCAAATGATTCAACAGAAATGTTACACATTAAAAGCACGTTTAAATCTTGCAATCTTTTAGAGCAATTTATTTTTATTGAAAGCCGATGGTTTGACGAGGCGTGCAAGGAAGAACTGATCCGAATATTTGCCATACCAAAACAATCTTAA
- the fnrA gene encoding Crp/Fnr family transcriptional regulator FnrA — MSEPVKLRPHNQAHCKDCSLAPLCLPLSLNLEDMDALDEIVKRGRPLKKGEFLFRQGDNFGSVYAVRSGALKTFSLSDSGEEQITGFHLPSELVGLSGMDTEAYPVSAQAQETTSVCEIPFERLDELSVQLPQLRRQLMRVMSREIRDDQQMMLLLSKKTADERIATFLVNLSARFRARGYSANQFRLSMSRNEIGNYLGLAVETVSRVFTRFQQNGLITAEGKEVHILDPIQLCALAGGAIEV, encoded by the coding sequence ATGTCCGAGCCAGTTAAACTGCGCCCACACAACCAGGCCCATTGCAAGGATTGCAGCCTGGCCCCCCTGTGCCTGCCCCTGTCCCTTAACCTTGAAGACATGGATGCACTGGATGAAATCGTCAAGCGCGGCCGCCCGCTGAAGAAGGGCGAGTTCCTGTTCCGCCAGGGTGACAATTTCGGCTCGGTCTATGCGGTACGCTCCGGCGCCCTGAAGACGTTCAGCCTGAGCGACAGCGGCGAAGAGCAGATCACCGGCTTCCATCTGCCCAGCGAGCTGGTCGGCCTGTCCGGCATGGACACCGAAGCCTATCCGGTCTCGGCCCAGGCCCAGGAGACCACTTCGGTCTGCGAGATCCCCTTCGAGCGCCTCGATGAGCTGTCGGTGCAACTGCCGCAGTTGCGTCGCCAGCTGATGCGGGTGATGAGCCGGGAAATCCGCGACGACCAGCAAATGATGCTGCTGTTGTCGAAAAAAACCGCCGACGAGCGCATCGCCACCTTCCTGGTCAACCTGTCGGCGCGCTTCCGCGCCCGCGGTTATTCGGCCAACCAGTTCCGCCTGAGCATGTCGCGCAACGAGATTGGCAATTACCTAGGCCTGGCGGTAGAAACCGTTTCGCGAGTGTTCACCCGCTTCCAGCAAAACGGTCTGATCACTGCCGAAGGCAAGGAAGTGCATATCCTCGACCCGATCCAGCTGTGTGCATTGGCGGGCGGTGCAATCGAAGTCTGA
- a CDS encoding acetoin dehydrogenase dihydrolipoyllysine-residue acetyltransferase subunit, whose product MSQIHTLTMPKWGLSMTEGRVDTWLKQEGEQINKGDEVLDVETDKISSSVEAPFSGVLRRQVAKPDETLPVGALLAVVVEGEAQEAEIDAVVQRFQAEFVADGGADQAQGPTPQKAEVGGRLLRWFELGEGGTPLVLVHGFAGDLNNWLFNHPALAAERRVIALDLPGHGESAKALQRGDLDELSDALLALLDHLDIPRAHLAGHSMGGAVSLNLARLAPQRVASLSLIASAGLGAQINGQYLQGFVEAGNRNALKPHMSKLFADQGLVTRQMLEDMLKFKRLEGVDSALRQLAASIAEGDRQRHDLRGVLGQHPALVVWGSQDAIIPASHSQGVEAEVLLIDGVGHMVQMEAAEQVNQALQAFLRKH is encoded by the coding sequence ATGAGCCAGATCCATACCCTGACCATGCCCAAATGGGGCCTGTCGATGACCGAGGGCCGGGTCGACACCTGGCTCAAGCAGGAAGGCGAGCAGATCAACAAAGGCGATGAAGTGCTGGATGTCGAGACCGACAAGATCAGCAGCAGCGTCGAGGCGCCATTCAGTGGCGTGCTGCGCCGGCAAGTAGCCAAGCCTGACGAGACCTTGCCGGTCGGTGCGCTGCTGGCGGTGGTGGTCGAAGGCGAGGCGCAAGAGGCTGAGATCGATGCGGTGGTACAACGCTTTCAGGCCGAGTTCGTGGCCGACGGCGGCGCCGATCAAGCCCAGGGGCCGACGCCGCAGAAGGCCGAGGTCGGCGGCCGGCTGTTGCGCTGGTTCGAGCTGGGCGAGGGCGGCACGCCGCTGGTGCTGGTGCATGGCTTTGCTGGCGATCTGAACAACTGGCTGTTCAACCACCCGGCGCTGGCGGCCGAGCGTCGGGTCATAGCGCTCGATCTGCCCGGCCATGGTGAGTCGGCCAAGGCCCTGCAACGGGGCGATCTGGATGAATTGAGTGACGCGCTGCTGGCGCTGCTCGATCACCTCGACATTCCCCGCGCCCACCTGGCAGGGCACTCGATGGGCGGCGCGGTCAGCCTCAACCTGGCGCGCCTGGCACCCCAGCGGGTGGCCAGCCTGAGCCTGATCGCCAGCGCCGGCTTAGGCGCGCAGATCAATGGCCAGTACCTGCAGGGCTTCGTCGAGGCGGGCAATCGCAATGCGCTCAAGCCACACATGAGCAAGCTGTTTGCCGATCAGGGCCTGGTGACCCGGCAGATGCTCGAGGACATGCTCAAGTTCAAGCGCCTGGAAGGCGTCGACAGCGCCCTGCGGCAACTGGCGGCGAGCATCGCCGAGGGCGATCGCCAGCGTCACGACTTGCGCGGGGTGCTTGGGCAACATCCGGCCCTGGTGGTTTGGGGCAGTCAGGACGCGATCATCCCCGCCAGCCACAGCCAAGGCGTAGAAGCCGAAGTGCTGCTGATCGACGGGGTTGGGCACATGGTGCAGATGGAGGCTGCCGAGCAGGTCAACCAAGCCTTGCAGGCGTTCCTGCGCAAACACTGA
- a CDS encoding 2,3-butanediol dehydrogenase has protein sequence MRAAVWHGRHDIRVEQVPLPDDPPPGWVQIKVDWCGICGSDLHEYVAGPVFIPVEAPHPLTGIQGQCILGHEFCGEIAKLGEGVTGYAVGDAVAADACQHCGSCYYCTHGLYNICEQLAFTGLMNNGAFAERVNVPANLLYRLPEGFPREAGALIEPLAVGMHAVKKAGSLLGQNVVVVGAGTIGLCTIMCAKAAGAAQVIALEMSSARKAKALQVGASAVLDPSQCDALAEIRGLTAGLGADVSFECIGNKHTAKLAIDAIRKAGKCVLVGIFEEPSAFNFFDLVSTEKQVLGALAYNGEFADVIAFIADGRLDIRPLVTGRIGLEQIVELGFEELVNNKEENVKIIVSPGGR, from the coding sequence ATGCGCGCCGCCGTTTGGCATGGCCGCCACGATATTCGCGTCGAACAGGTACCGCTGCCGGACGATCCGCCGCCTGGCTGGGTGCAGATCAAGGTGGATTGGTGCGGGATCTGCGGCTCGGACCTGCACGAATACGTCGCAGGCCCGGTGTTCATACCGGTCGAGGCGCCGCATCCGCTGACCGGGATCCAGGGGCAATGCATCCTGGGTCATGAGTTCTGCGGCGAGATCGCCAAGCTCGGCGAGGGTGTCACCGGCTACGCCGTCGGCGATGCAGTGGCGGCCGATGCCTGCCAGCATTGCGGCAGCTGCTATTACTGCACCCATGGCTTGTACAACATCTGCGAACAGCTGGCTTTTACCGGGCTGATGAACAACGGTGCCTTTGCCGAGCGAGTGAATGTACCGGCCAACCTGCTGTACCGCTTGCCAGAAGGTTTCCCGCGTGAGGCGGGGGCGTTGATCGAGCCACTGGCGGTGGGCATGCATGCAGTTAAGAAGGCCGGCAGCCTGCTGGGGCAGAACGTGGTGGTGGTCGGTGCGGGCACCATCGGCCTGTGTACCATCATGTGTGCCAAGGCGGCGGGCGCGGCGCAGGTGATCGCCCTGGAAATGTCCTCGGCACGTAAGGCCAAGGCCCTGCAAGTGGGCGCCAGTGCCGTGCTCGACCCCAGCCAATGCGATGCCCTGGCCGAGATCCGCGGGCTAACGGCGGGGCTGGGCGCGGATGTGAGTTTTGAGTGTATCGGCAACAAGCACACCGCCAAGCTTGCCATCGATGCCATTCGCAAAGCGGGCAAGTGCGTGCTGGTGGGGATCTTCGAGGAGCCCAGTGCGTTCAACTTCTTCGATCTGGTCTCGACCGAGAAACAGGTGCTTGGGGCGTTGGCCTACAACGGCGAATTTGCCGATGTGATTGCCTTCATTGCCGATGGGCGTCTGGATATCCGCCCGCTGGTGACGGGGCGCATTGGCCTGGAGCAGATTGTCGAGCTGGGGTTCGAGGAGTTGGTCAACAACAAGGAGGAGAATGTGAAGATCATCGTTTCGCCGGGCGGGCGCTGA
- a CDS encoding ATP-NAD kinase family protein, which yields MPRPAPIVGIIANPASGRDLRRLTANAGLYSSTDKASAIQRLLAAFGATGIAQVLLPTDMTGIAAAVLKASGGPVARDQHWPALQVLDLPLTQTVADTRLATRWMVERGASLIAVLGGDGTHKAVAAEAGDVPLLTLSTGTNNAFPELREATSAGLAGGLVASGRIPSSIGLRRNKRLLVRVPEQGLCEWALVEVAVSPQRFVGARALSRSEDLAEVFACFAEPHAIGLSALCGLWCPVSRQAAEGAWVRLHPGAEQALLAPLAPGLLQGCGITASGALTPGVAYSLSLSSGTLALDGEREIEFAEHDTPTITLDHQGPLTIDVEAVLAHAARHHLLAVPRGHRQLPANLC from the coding sequence ATGCCGCGACCCGCGCCAATCGTCGGGATCATTGCCAACCCAGCTTCGGGCCGCGACCTGCGTCGCCTGACCGCTAACGCAGGGCTCTATTCCAGTACCGACAAGGCTTCGGCCATCCAGCGTCTGCTCGCAGCCTTCGGCGCCACCGGTATCGCCCAGGTGCTGTTGCCAACCGATATGACCGGGATCGCCGCCGCTGTGCTCAAGGCCAGCGGCGGCCCAGTTGCCCGCGACCAGCATTGGCCGGCGCTGCAGGTGCTCGATCTGCCACTGACCCAGACGGTCGCCGATACCCGTCTGGCCACGCGCTGGATGGTCGAGCGCGGCGCCAGCCTGATCGCGGTACTGGGCGGCGATGGCACGCATAAGGCGGTGGCAGCCGAGGCCGGTGACGTGCCGCTGTTGACCCTTTCCACCGGCACCAACAATGCCTTCCCGGAGCTGCGCGAGGCGACCAGCGCCGGCCTTGCGGGTGGCCTGGTGGCCAGTGGTCGCATTCCCTCCAGCATCGGCCTACGTCGCAACAAGCGCCTGCTGGTGCGCGTGCCCGAGCAAGGCCTGTGCGAATGGGCGTTGGTCGAAGTGGCCGTCTCCCCACAACGTTTCGTCGGCGCGCGCGCATTGAGCCGCAGCGAAGACTTGGCAGAAGTGTTCGCCTGCTTCGCCGAACCCCACGCGATTGGCCTGTCGGCGCTCTGCGGGCTGTGGTGCCCGGTGTCGCGCCAGGCCGCTGAAGGCGCCTGGGTGCGCCTGCATCCCGGCGCTGAGCAGGCCCTGTTGGCGCCGCTGGCCCCCGGCCTGCTGCAAGGCTGCGGGATCACCGCCAGCGGCGCACTCACGCCCGGCGTCGCCTACTCATTGAGCCTATCCAGCGGCACCCTGGCCCTGGATGGCGAACGCGAGATCGAGTTCGCCGAACACGACACCCCCACCATCACCCTCGACCATCAAGGCCCGCTGACCATCGACGTCGAGGCCGTGCTGGCGCATGCCGCCCGTCATCACCTGCTGGCGGTACCGCGCGGTCACCGGCAGCTCCCTGCAAACCTGTGTTGA
- a CDS encoding RHS repeat-associated core domain-containing protein, producing MDGQRLPAHAKPRPAGSNDYLRAERTTHYLYERDTFVPLVQASYEQQIALLPEHSYDGAYDIDQDRVWQYQPQAPAFKALDWYQCDHLGTPLELTDQHGEMVWRADYHAWGQAQVRLSEAAQRRKLDTALRFQGQYLDVETGLHYNRYRYYDPQVGRFVSADPIGYAGGLNLYQYAPNPVEWVDRLGLSREKCSCSIFPDGSIGELRANGKKDAHHIIQDAAVRELPGYNTNHAPGAQLDGPSNKVGTSHYSATQVQRQAGGGTYGAERRIGYKALRAAGLSPQDARAEILRADGYFEEIGVSKSTVTRAVGNRRGVK from the coding sequence ATGGACGGCCAACGGCTACCTGCACACGCAAAGCCTCGCCCAGCCGGCAGCAACGACTACCTGCGCGCCGAACGCACCACCCACTACCTCTACGAGCGAGACACATTCGTGCCGCTGGTGCAGGCCTCGTACGAGCAACAAATCGCCCTGCTGCCCGAGCACAGTTATGACGGGGCGTATGACATCGATCAGGATCGGGTCTGGCAATACCAGCCCCAGGCACCGGCCTTCAAAGCGCTGGACTGGTACCAATGCGACCACCTCGGAACCCCGCTGGAGCTAACCGATCAGCACGGCGAGATGGTCTGGCGGGCGGACTACCACGCCTGGGGGCAGGCCCAGGTGAGACTGAGCGAGGCGGCGCAGCGCAGGAAACTCGACACTGCGCTACGGTTTCAGGGGCAGTACCTGGATGTGGAAACCGGGCTGCATTACAACCGGTACCGGTACTATGATCCGCAGGTGGGGCGGTTTGTTTCGGCGGATCCAATTGGGTATGCCGGGGGGTTGAATCTTTATCAATATGCGCCGAATCCAGTTGAGTGGGTTGATCGTCTAGGACTATCAAGAGAAAAATGCAGCTGTAGCATATTCCCTGATGGAAGTATCGGTGAACTGAGAGCAAACGGAAAAAAAGACGCTCACCATATTATCCAAGATGCCGCAGTTAGAGAGCTACCAGGCTATAACACTAATCACGCTCCTGGAGCCCAGCTGGATGGCCCTTCCAATAAGGTAGGAACGTCACATTACTCTGCGACCCAAGTACAGCGACAAGCAGGAGGTGGCACGTATGGTGCTGAAAGACGAATAGGTTATAAGGCATTAAGAGCCGCAGGACTCTCGCCTCAGGATGCGCGCGCTGAGATTTTACGTGCAGATGGCTATTTTGAGGAAATCGGGGTAAGCAAGTCCACAGTCACACGGGCAGTTGGAAATAGACGAGGAGTCAAATAA